The following proteins are co-located in the Polystyrenella longa genome:
- the recJ gene encoding single-stranded-DNA-specific exonuclease RecJ, whose product MAQVLIARGYDSTAQVQEFLEAKLVDLHPPEQVPGLNKATELIFAAIEAERRITIYGDYDADGVCATSILWHCLKLLGAHVDYFIPSRLEEGYGLNKNAIRELHEADPERLLISVDCGITSVEEAALAKELGLELIITDHHQFADELPDAAAIVHPRLPGTEYPFGDLCGAAVAFKLAWRICQIKGDGKRATPRMREFLLSAMGLAALATITDVVPLHGENRLLVRFGLPALSERPGFGMKALLTVCELQEKKLLETDDIGFSIGPRINAAGRLGQARLAVELLTTENPERARELANYLNEMNEMRKKVERKILKQARELVDEEPEWLEAPALVLSSTEWHPGVIGIVASRVAEHYSKPTILIAMSEKEQVGQGSGRTIPNINLHAALAGSAEHLVKFGGHQAAAGMKIEADQIDDFRVSFCNQIQKQLEGDRPDEELWIDAEVRLADCTYGAVRELDRLGPFGEKNPRPTFSASRVQLAEPPRKMGQGERHLSLTLHQHGKRIKAIAFGKSDWADEIARIDGALSISFAVNINTFRGQSSVQLLLKDWKAEEAS is encoded by the coding sequence ATGGCGCAGGTACTCATTGCTCGCGGGTATGATTCAACCGCGCAGGTGCAGGAATTTCTGGAAGCCAAACTGGTCGACCTGCATCCCCCCGAACAAGTTCCCGGCCTGAACAAGGCAACCGAGCTCATTTTTGCGGCGATCGAAGCCGAGCGACGCATCACCATTTATGGCGATTACGATGCCGATGGTGTTTGTGCGACGAGTATCCTCTGGCATTGCCTGAAACTGCTGGGAGCTCATGTCGACTACTTCATACCCTCCCGACTGGAAGAGGGTTACGGCCTGAACAAGAACGCGATCCGTGAGCTTCACGAGGCAGATCCTGAGCGACTACTGATCTCTGTCGACTGCGGTATCACGAGCGTCGAAGAAGCGGCTCTCGCGAAAGAACTCGGGCTTGAACTGATCATTACAGACCACCACCAGTTTGCCGACGAACTCCCCGACGCCGCTGCTATCGTTCACCCTCGATTGCCCGGAACAGAATATCCTTTTGGCGACCTGTGCGGTGCCGCCGTCGCTTTCAAACTGGCCTGGAGAATATGCCAGATCAAAGGAGATGGAAAACGGGCGACGCCTCGCATGCGTGAGTTCCTCCTCAGCGCGATGGGGCTCGCGGCACTGGCGACCATCACCGACGTCGTCCCGCTTCATGGAGAAAACCGATTGCTCGTGAGGTTCGGTTTACCCGCGCTTTCGGAGCGGCCCGGTTTCGGAATGAAGGCGCTGTTGACTGTTTGTGAATTGCAGGAAAAAAAGCTGCTGGAGACAGATGACATCGGTTTCAGTATTGGCCCCCGCATCAATGCCGCCGGCCGACTGGGACAGGCGCGGTTGGCGGTTGAACTGCTAACAACAGAGAACCCGGAACGTGCCCGTGAGTTGGCCAACTACCTCAATGAAATGAATGAAATGAGGAAGAAGGTCGAACGCAAAATCCTCAAGCAGGCCCGCGAGTTGGTAGACGAAGAGCCCGAGTGGCTTGAAGCCCCTGCTCTCGTTCTGTCTTCCACCGAGTGGCACCCGGGCGTGATTGGTATCGTCGCCTCGCGTGTGGCGGAGCATTATTCCAAACCAACCATACTCATCGCCATGAGTGAGAAGGAACAAGTCGGCCAGGGATCAGGAAGAACCATTCCCAACATTAATCTACACGCCGCGCTCGCAGGTTCAGCAGAGCATCTCGTTAAATTCGGAGGGCACCAGGCCGCAGCCGGTATGAAAATCGAAGCCGATCAGATCGACGATTTTCGCGTTAGCTTCTGCAATCAGATTCAAAAGCAGCTCGAAGGGGATCGCCCCGATGAGGAATTGTGGATCGATGCGGAAGTCCGTCTGGCCGACTGCACCTACGGAGCCGTGCGCGAACTCGACAGACTTGGTCCGTTCGGAGAGAAGAATCCTCGACCGACGTTTTCTGCCAGTCGTGTGCAACTGGCTGAGCCTCCTCGCAAGATGGGCCAGGGAGAACGACATCTGTCGCTCACGTTACATCAGCACGGCAAACGGATTAAAGCGATCGCTTTTGGTAAGAGTGACTGGGCAGATGAAATTGCCCGCATTGACGGTGCCCTGTCGATCAGCTTCGCGGTGAACATCAATACGTTCCGCGGACAAAGCTCAGTCCAACTGTTACTCAAAGACTGGAAAGCGGAAGAGGCGAGCTGA
- a CDS encoding flagellar biosynthesis protein FlhF — protein MSTATKQTSTAADTTSFVSNSSEEQSTLGVVQKLQQKLRSTRENLERLRIDPSAEAEVSKPHIVTEKIANQLRLVNQERMELLQQLGAQGGERLRDVVTRMQQELDQLRKQNEDLQKRPQSQAQSGLEQAASPAAHPEPVAPEPSLAVPESQQEEEIWQDEPAPKMELERTPEPMTRPPKMGNAVPRPKTVLEQELLRKAKEQQERNGESKAPSAEEPRRQSPASPSPNRDSSSSQEMEELLVMLDAKSIDEGMSKLREMRDVWEQFPQQKESLLNKNKELTSAVQKMHADQIALCKRFNVNSLSEMARLIMETMDNKKQNAESSPKELSSWVAVADLLQDWDKKITTGDPNHTVKVERTGGRWNLSANWLQK, from the coding sequence ATGAGTACCGCAACCAAACAGACCTCTACCGCCGCAGATACTACTTCGTTTGTATCGAACAGCTCTGAGGAACAGAGCACGCTCGGCGTTGTGCAAAAATTACAACAAAAACTGCGTAGCACACGCGAGAACCTGGAACGGTTGCGGATCGACCCTTCCGCCGAAGCAGAAGTCAGCAAACCGCATATCGTTACCGAAAAAATAGCCAATCAACTGCGACTTGTGAATCAGGAACGTATGGAACTTCTGCAGCAGCTGGGAGCCCAGGGGGGCGAACGGTTGCGTGACGTTGTTACTCGAATGCAGCAGGAATTGGATCAGTTACGAAAACAGAACGAAGATCTGCAGAAGCGACCCCAATCGCAAGCACAAAGCGGTTTGGAACAGGCCGCTTCGCCCGCGGCACATCCCGAACCGGTTGCTCCTGAACCGAGTCTCGCAGTGCCGGAATCACAGCAGGAAGAGGAAATCTGGCAGGACGAACCCGCCCCCAAGATGGAACTTGAGCGGACTCCCGAACCGATGACCCGACCACCCAAAATGGGCAATGCCGTGCCACGGCCAAAGACCGTGCTGGAGCAAGAGCTTCTTCGCAAAGCAAAAGAACAACAGGAGCGAAATGGAGAGTCGAAGGCTCCCTCTGCCGAGGAACCTCGTCGTCAATCTCCGGCATCCCCCTCGCCCAACCGCGACTCTTCTTCAAGCCAGGAGATGGAAGAGCTACTCGTCATGCTGGACGCGAAATCGATTGACGAGGGGATGAGTAAGCTTCGAGAAATGCGGGATGTCTGGGAACAGTTTCCTCAGCAAAAAGAATCGTTGCTCAATAAAAACAAAGAGCTGACGAGTGCCGTCCAAAAAATGCATGCCGATCAGATCGCGCTCTGCAAGCGGTTCAATGTCAACTCGCTATCCGAGATGGCCCGGTTGATTATGGAGACCATGGATAATAAAAAGCAGAACGCCGAAAGTTCACCCAAAGAATTGAGTTCCTGGGTTGCCGTTGCTGATCTGCTGCAGGACTGGGATAAAAAAATCACCACTGGTGATCCTAATCACACCGTTAAAGTCGAACGTACGGGCGGTCGTTGGAATTTGTCAGCCAACTGGTTGCAGAAATAA
- a CDS encoding Na/Pi cotransporter family protein, which translates to MNITSFLVFFFVAISQIGESAVPLIAAETSFVEVAVESNSLMLAQAEAEVPALNVVEVDDDEINGEIPDPAPAKEEKKKKPDEFPLTSLIFTLVGGLGIFLYGMKNMSEGMQAVAGNSLRNLINKVTNNRIVAASVGTLVTMIVQSSSVTTVMVVGFVNSGLMNLTQAIGVIMGANIGTTVTGWILALKIGKYGLPILGFAVFAYLFSNKDRTRYIAMSLMGMGMVFFGLELMKDACGTIEDTPQFQAWFDRFTADDFGGMVMCMLVGCITTMVVQSSSATLGITIALAVEGSIGYETAAALVLGENVGTTITALMASLNATTNARRAAYFHAIFNLAGVCWIALIFRQYVQFIPWLVDVDLTSETGMTSAIATTHSVFNIVNTLIFLPFVPMFANLLMKLIPDSTIKETPHLTSLDIRMLETPTIAIEQSRHEIIHMGEGCQKMMTWLRELLQQKELDKDLVQKFYHREEVLDKIQDEITAFMTDLLAGNVPHEVINEGRMQLRMADELESVSDYIRSILKFHQKLIKQGHGFDEQHLNKLLKLHDEVQSYVDFVIESYKQGQYDILSKSQIQSRLLKQNLKTLRKQHMEYLTEEKVEPFMNVAYMSTLNSYTRVRDHIINVTEAMAGEK; encoded by the coding sequence ATGAACATCACTTCTTTTTTAGTGTTTTTCTTTGTCGCAATTTCTCAGATAGGAGAATCAGCCGTTCCCCTCATTGCGGCGGAGACCTCCTTTGTCGAAGTGGCGGTCGAGTCGAACTCTCTTATGTTGGCTCAGGCCGAGGCTGAAGTACCGGCGTTAAACGTAGTTGAGGTTGATGACGACGAGATCAACGGCGAGATACCAGACCCTGCTCCTGCTAAAGAAGAAAAGAAAAAGAAGCCTGACGAGTTCCCGCTGACTTCGCTCATTTTTACATTGGTGGGAGGCTTGGGTATCTTCCTGTACGGCATGAAAAATATGTCGGAAGGAATGCAGGCCGTCGCGGGGAACAGCCTGCGAAACTTGATTAACAAGGTTACCAATAACCGAATTGTGGCCGCCTCCGTCGGCACCTTGGTAACGATGATTGTGCAGTCGAGTTCCGTAACGACCGTGATGGTAGTCGGTTTTGTGAACAGTGGCCTGATGAATTTGACGCAAGCCATCGGTGTCATCATGGGGGCCAACATCGGTACGACTGTCACCGGTTGGATTCTTGCGCTGAAGATTGGCAAGTACGGTCTCCCGATTCTCGGGTTCGCTGTGTTCGCGTATTTATTTTCCAACAAAGACCGGACGCGATACATCGCCATGTCGTTGATGGGAATGGGAATGGTTTTCTTCGGCCTGGAGTTGATGAAAGACGCCTGTGGGACGATTGAGGATACGCCCCAGTTCCAAGCCTGGTTCGACCGGTTCACCGCAGATGATTTCGGCGGTATGGTGATGTGCATGCTGGTAGGATGTATCACGACGATGGTGGTTCAGTCTTCGTCGGCAACATTAGGGATTACCATTGCCTTAGCGGTTGAAGGATCGATTGGCTACGAAACGGCTGCCGCGCTCGTTCTGGGAGAGAATGTCGGGACGACCATTACGGCTCTGATGGCTTCCTTAAACGCGACGACCAATGCGCGTCGAGCAGCTTATTTCCATGCGATCTTCAACTTGGCTGGCGTTTGTTGGATTGCGCTCATTTTTCGACAATACGTGCAGTTTATTCCCTGGTTGGTCGACGTTGATCTAACCAGTGAAACGGGAATGACTTCGGCCATCGCCACGACGCACTCCGTTTTTAATATTGTAAACACGCTGATATTTCTCCCTTTCGTTCCCATGTTTGCGAACTTGCTGATGAAGTTAATTCCCGACTCGACCATTAAAGAAACACCGCATCTGACCAGTCTCGATATCCGCATGCTGGAAACACCGACGATTGCTATTGAACAGTCTCGACATGAGATTATCCATATGGGTGAAGGTTGTCAGAAAATGATGACTTGGTTGCGCGAATTGCTACAGCAAAAAGAATTAGATAAAGACCTCGTCCAGAAGTTCTATCACCGGGAGGAAGTGCTGGACAAAATCCAGGATGAGATCACCGCCTTCATGACCGATCTGCTGGCGGGTAATGTGCCTCATGAGGTGATTAACGAAGGTCGTATGCAGCTCCGCATGGCGGACGAGTTGGAGTCGGTCAGCGACTACATCCGCAGCATTCTGAAATTTCATCAGAAGTTAATTAAACAAGGCCATGGATTCGATGAGCAGCATTTAAATAAGCTGCTCAAGCTGCATGATGAAGTTCAGTCGTATGTCGATTTTGTCATTGAATCGTACAAGCAGGGGCAGTACGACATTTTGTCCAAGAGCCAGATTCAATCGAGATTGCTGAAACAGAACTTAAAGACACTCCGTAAACAGCATATGGAATATCTGACCGAAGAAAAGGTCGAGCCCTTCATGAACGTCGCTTACATGTCGACATTGAACTCTTATACGCGTGTCCGTGACCACATTATTAATGTCACCGAAGCGATGGCGGGCGAGAAGTAA